The genome window TAAATTGTAAACCGCATTAAGTCTAAAGAGGGCCACGATGAGAGGACCAGACCCCCTTATTTCATAGCGTTACTATCAAGTGTGTTACTATTCAAATTATCCAAGGGAAATATCATCAAGTGTCTTACTATTCAAATTATCTAAGGAAAATATCAAGTGTACCTTACATATTCCAAACACTACTCTCAgattgacaaaaaaagaaaaagaaagagaaagattaTGAGAACAAACTGTGTGCCTTACATAAGGAAAACatcaaaaaatacaaaatataaagtACATTCTACCCTTTGGAAACTAGTTCCTCtgacaaaatataaattacatTTAACCATGTCATCATCAGATTCACAACGACAACTTAAACCCAAAACAACTTCTTTAGAACATCCAAAAACAACAGAAAGAAGAAGTAGAAATTACGTATTCCCAGATCAGTATGAATAATAGCAACATTCAACTTTGGGCATAGATAATTTCTACGTCTTCTTATTCTTTCTATTGTTGCTGAAGATTGCAGTATAGGAGTTGTTTAGTGTTTAAGCTGTATTTATGAACTGGATGTGACCTCTAGCATAGGTAGATACCGTGAAACATCAGGCATTATATGAATTGGGCATTGGTAGATTCGAGAAATATCAGGCTGTATATATGAATTGGATGTGACTAAACATTTTGAGATGTTAAGTCTTGTCTTAATATACAGTTAGGTCATATTGGGATTCTTACGTGTTCGTCACTTAGAGGGTTGTATGAGGTTGCTTTTACCAATATGACCATGTACAGTTAGGACATACACGCCGTATTAAATAACATCAAAAGACTTTGAGAACTTTGTAGTCCTGCTGGCCCCCCTCTTAAGACTCAATGAGGTCTTCTATTTGGATTCATTAATGCAAATCTATCTTCGATATCAATAATTTGCATTGTGTGGTTGTTGTTTGCCGACTTCTCAATTTGCATtcatgttatatatatattcaaatctGTGAGCAACGGCACATACACAAAGCAACATGCAAGTGCAGCCTTACAACCTAATGGCTCATGCCTTCATTCTCTTCCTCTTATTCTCTTGCATTACATCTATGAATATTCACGCATGCAAACACTCTGAACGCAGCTCCCTCCTGTCCTTTGCCTCCGCTGTATCTGCTCCTCCTTCAAATTGGACATCCCTTGATTGCTGTCATTGGAAGGGCATCGCTTGTAATCAAGATGGTTGGGTCACCCATTTGCTCTTGCCTTCCAAAGGGCTCAAAGGAGGTCTCTCTCCATCTTCACTTGGAAATCTCACACATCTCACCCACTTGAACCTATCACATAATTCACTTCTTGGTTCACTTGAAACCAAACTCTTCTTGTCATTGAATCGTCTTGAGATCCTTGATTTGAGCTATAACCTTCTTTCTGGAGAGCTGCCATTTTCTCTACCATCCAGCAATATCCGGACAGTAGATTTGTCCAGCAATCAGTTCTTTGGTGCAATTCCATCTTCATTCTTCCAACAAGCAAGCAACTTGACTAGTTTCAATGTCAGCAACAATACCTTCACAGGGTATGCCCCATCCTCTATTTGTCTCCATTCTTCTCCCTTCCTTAggctattggatttttcttcCAATCAATTCAATGGCAACCTTGCTCCTGGACTGGGGAAGTGTTCCGAACTGCAGGTTTTTCGTGCAGGTCACAATAACCTCTCAGGATTATTTCCAGAAGATATTTATAATGCTACCAAACTTGAAGAAATTTCATTACCTCTCAATTCACTACATGGAGAAATTAGTGACAAAATTgtcaacctcaccaaccttGCAATCCTTGATCTCTACATTAATCAATTGAGCGGCAAGCTTCCTCTCAATTTAGGGAAGCTTTCCAAGTTGAAGTTTGTGACCCTTGATTTCAACAATTTAGAAGGTGCTTTGCCCCCATCTTTGATGAATTGCACAAACCTTGTAGAACTACGTTTGGGATCGAACAACTTGGAAGGAGATATCTCCATTCTTGATTTCTCCAGACTTAACCAACTTGCAAAACTTGACCTAAGAGTTAACAACTTCACTGGTACGTTTCCCGTAAGCCTTTACTCTTGTAGGTCCCTAAAAGCCATTCGATTGACTGGAAATAATCTAGTGGGACAAATACAAGCTCAGATTCTTTCACTGAAATCCTTGTCCTTCCTTTCGCTTGGTTTCAACCAATTCACCAATCTCACGGGGGCAATGAAGATACTGATGAGTTGCAAAAGTCTTCATGCACTCATGCTTAGTGGTTCCTTTAAAGGTGAGGAAATGCCAGCTGATGATGACATGGTTGATTTTGACGGATTTCAAAATCTTCGGGTATTGTGTTTGGTTGAAAGTCGCCTCACTGGTCAACTACCTGTGTGGTTATCAGAGCTCCATAATCTAGAGATTTTGCTTCTAAGTGGTAATGAAATAACAGGGCCAATTCCAAGTTGGTTGGGGACTCTTCCTAGACTGTTTTACATCAACTTGTCAGAAAACCGATTTTCAGGTGAATTTCCAAAGCAACTTTGTAGACTACCAAGGTTGGTATATGAACCTAATATTACATCTCAAGTGGACAACACTAGTTATGAATATGAATTGCCTTTCTATTTTGGCCCAGTCGTCAGAAAcccaaattattatttgtcATCCAAAATTTCTTCCTACCCAGCAACAATAGACTTATCTAACAATAACATTGTTGGTGACATACCTATTGAGGTCAGCCAATTGCAGCTTCTCCATGGGTTGGTTCTTCACGCCAACAACTTATCCGGCATCATTCCAGACCAAATATCTAACCTAAAAAATTTAGAGGTTTTGAACCTCTCCATGAATCACTTGTCTGGAATAATCCCATCATCATTGGCGAGCCTTACTTTCTTGAAAGAATTTAATGTCTCATACAATAATCTCCAAGGACCAATACCAACAAGCACTCAGCTCCAAAGCTTCAACGCTTCTGCCTTTGAGGGGAATCCAAAACTTTGTGGTGCACCACTTCCAAATAAGTGTGATCGACCAAATAAAGGCATTGATGAAGATAACAAGAGGA of Prunus dulcis chromosome 4, ALMONDv2, whole genome shotgun sequence contains these proteins:
- the LOC117625313 gene encoding receptor-like protein 2, which produces MAHAFILFLLFSCITSMNIHACKHSERSSLLSFASAVSAPPSNWTSLDCCHWKGIACNQDGWVTHLLLPSKGLKGGLSPSSLGNLTHLTHLNLSHNSLLGSLETKLFLSLNRLEILDLSYNLLSGELPFSLPSSNIRTVDLSSNQFFGAIPSSFFQQASNLTSFNVSNNTFTGYAPSSICLHSSPFLRLLDFSSNQFNGNLAPGLGKCSELQVFRAGHNNLSGLFPEDIYNATKLEEISLPLNSLHGEISDKIVNLTNLAILDLYINQLSGKLPLNLGKLSKLKFVTLDFNNLEGALPPSLMNCTNLVELRLGSNNLEGDISILDFSRLNQLAKLDLRVNNFTGTFPVSLYSCRSLKAIRLTGNNLVGQIQAQILSLKSLSFLSLGFNQFTNLTGAMKILMSCKSLHALMLSGSFKGEEMPADDDMVDFDGFQNLRVLCLVESRLTGQLPVWLSELHNLEILLLSGNEITGPIPSWLGTLPRLFYINLSENRFSGEFPKQLCRLPRLVYEPNITSQVDNTSYEYELPFYFGPVVRNPNYYLSSKISSYPATIDLSNNNIVGDIPIEVSQLQLLHGLVLHANNLSGIIPDQISNLKNLEVLNLSMNHLSGIIPSSLASLTFLKEFNVSYNNLQGPIPTSTQLQSFNASAFEGNPKLCGAPLPNKCDRPNKGIDEDNKRNNKGMGNGLHQLPWFYISSIVLGFIVGFWGVCGSLIINKRWRYAYFRFIYNVQDRVYVMITVRINMIKRKP